Genomic window (Halorientalis sp. LT38):
TTGGCCCGTCTGTGGGGATTTCTGTTGCCCCATCTGCGGCTGCTGCTGTTGCTGCTGGGATGGTTGGCCCTGCTGGGATGGTTGGCCCTGCTGGGACGGCTGGCCCTGCTGGGACGGCTGGCCCTGCTGGGACGGCTGGCCCTGCTGCCCCGGTTGCTTGGTCTCCTGGCCCAGCACTTCGATTCCCTTTCCGATCCCTTCGGTCATCTGACCGAGCTGTTCGGCCTGTTGCCCGATCTCTTTCTGGGCTCGCTGTTGTATCTCCTGGGCCCCCTGCTGGCTCTCCTGCATCTGGCCACCGCCGAACCCGGGCGACTGCTGCTGGCCCGTCCCCTGGGGTTGCTGACGCTGTTGTCCCTGCTGCTGGGGCTGTTGCTGGCCCATCTGCTCGGGCTGCTGCTGTTGCCCCGTCTGGGGCTGCTGTTGCCCGAACCCCTGCGTGGCCCCTTGCTGTTGTGGCTGCTGGGACTGGATTCCCTGCTGTGGCTGCTGCTGGGGCTGGTACTGTTCGCGCTGCTGGCCCAATTCGGCCTGTCCCTGCTGTCCGAAGTCGGTCTGGCCCTGCTGGCGCTGCCCGAGTCCCTGCTGGGTCCCCGTCTGCTGTCGTTCGGAGCCTCGCTGTGACTGTCCTGTCTGCTGTCGGTTTTCCTGACTCATGATCTGGTATGTCGCGCCGCTGTCGGCTGGTGTCTTTGCGCCCGTTCCTGTCCCGGGGGAGAAGTCCCGGGTCGGCGTCGACGGGGTCGGTGTCGCGTCCCCGTCGGAGGCTGCCACTCCCCTCCAATTAACCGTTTCGTCGGTTAGGGTTTCTAAGGAGCCGTTATACCGTTGCAGCCGTTTCTTGGCGACGGTTAGAACCCCTGGGTCGCACCGCCCTGCTTGCCGGGCTGCATGCCACCGGACTGCATACCGCTGGACTGCATCCCGCCGGACTGCATGCCACCGCCCTGCGTCGATCCCATTCCCTGCTGGACGGCCTGCATCGTCTGTCCGAGGGTCTGGGCGCACTCCTGGCAGTGCGGGTTCTGATGCTGTGCGCACTCCTGGGCACAGGCCTGGACCGACTGCTGGAAGGTCTGGAGGATCTCCTGTCCGAACCGGGAGTTACGCGGTAGCATGGCGACCGCGGCCTCGCCGATCTCGGCCACGTCTTCGCAGAGCCGGATGCACTCGACCATCTGGGGGTTGCTCTCCTGGATACACTGGTCGGCACACCAGGAGCAGACGTCGATGGCGCGGCTGATGCTCTCGGTGAGCTGCTGGCCCTGGTGCTGGCCGCCCTGCGTCGTCGATCCCTGCTGTTGGCCCTGGATCCCGCCCGACTGCTGCTGGGGCTGTTTGGCGTACTGCTGCCCGGTCTGTGCGCCGCTCGACTGCTGGAACTGGCCTCCTGTCATGCTAACACGGGCGTCGAACGCCCGGCTGCCAGTTTCACGAGGGGCGCCATAGGTATAGCACGGTTATCTCAGGTAACCCCGGCGTATCCGTCGCCGTCCGGCGGCGGGACCGTCTAGACCCCGGGGACGCCCGCCGCGTCGAAGGTGGTCACGCCGAGCGCCGCGAGGATGGCGATGACGATCAGCGACGCGAGCCAGGCGATCAGCGCGATGGCGATGGCGTTGAGCCATCCGCCCGGGTAGCGGTAGTTGATGACCGCGATGTACGCGATCAGGGCCACGAGCGGTCCCAGGAGCGGTATCCACCCGATCAGGAACGCGACGAGCACCCAGACGGCGGCCCCGATCAGCGCGGTGATGAGCGCGTACGTGAAGTCCTCGGTGTTCGTGATTACCCGGGCCCCGACGTAGATACCGAGCGCGCCGATCAGGAGGCTCACCGCGAACACGATCAGGGTGTCGATGACGGCCATGCCGCCTCTCTCCCACCCGCGACCGTTGTTATAGGGGGGCTTCTGGACGCGGCCCGCTCAGATCTCGACCCAGCGGCCGTCGCGGTCGGCTCGCTGGATCGCGTCGAGCAGCCGCTGGACCGCCAGGCCCGCCTCGAAGTCGGGATCGTACGCACCGTCGGTCGCGACGGCGCGCAGGAACTCGGAGTCCTGGTTGACGATGGCGTGTTCCCAGCCGAGGACGTGCCCGGGGGGCCACCAGTGCTCGACGTAGGGGTCCTCGGCCTCGGTGACGAGTTCCCGCTCGAACCCGCGGGCGTCGGCGCGGCGGACGAGCAGTTCGTTCGGCCGCTCCAGCGACCACCGGAGCGCCCCCTCGGTCCCGTCGAGTTCGAGCCGGTGGTCGTTCTTCCGCCCGGGCGCGACCCGGGAGGCCTCGACGGATCCCATCGCCCCGTTCTCGAACGCTAGCTGGGCACTGTATGCGTCGTCGACCGTGACCGCACTGGTCCCGTCGCCCTCGGGATCCGGTCGTTCCTCGACGAACGTCCGGGTGTGACCACTGACCCGTTCGACGTCGCCCACGAGGTACCGTGCGAGGTCCAGCGTGTGCGCGCCGAGGTCGCCCAGCGCCCCGCTGCCGGCGAGGTCCGCATCCAGCCGCCAGGACCACGGCGCGTCGGGATCGAGCAGCCAGTCCTGGAGGTACTGCCCGCGAAAGGCGCGGATCTCGCCGAGTGCGCCGCGCTCGACCAGCCGTTTCGCTCGCGCGACCGCGGGCAGGAACCGATAGTTGAACGCGATGGCCGCCGTCGCGTCGCTCTCCGCCGCGGTCGCGGCCATCCTGTCGGCGTCGTCGAACTCGTCCGCGAGGGGTTTCTCACAGAGGACGTGCACGTCCCGTTCGAGGGCGGTAATCGACGGCTCGGCGTGGAGGAAGTTCGGCGCGAGATTGAACAGGACGTCCACGTCGTCGATGGCCTCGCGCCAGCCGGTCGCGGTCTCGGCGAAGCCCAGCCGGTCGGCCGCCGTCTCCAGGGCCGACTCGTCGCGCCCGATCAGAACCCGCCGTTCCGTCTCCGGGGCGTCCGGGAAGAACATGGGGAGCCGCGCCAGGGCGTTCGCGTGCGCCCGACCCATGAACCCGTACCCGAGGAAGCCGATGCGGAGGGTCACGCCCAGAACGCCTCCCCGGGATCGGTCTCGATCAGGACCCGGTCGAGCAGTTCGACGGCCTTCTCCAGCCCCTCCTGGGGACTCAGCAGGGCGTCCTCGTGTTCGATGCTCACCGCGCCGTCGTAGCCGACCAGTCGCAGCGCGGTGACGATTCGTTTCCAGTGGCGCTCCCCGTGGCCGTACCCCACGGTGCGGAACAGCCAGGACCGCTCGGCCGGCCGATCCAGCGGCGTCGTGTCGAGGACGCCCCGGGTCCGACACCGGTCGGGGTACAGCTCCGTGTCCTTGGCGTGGACGTGGTGGATCGCGTCCCGGTCGCCCAGCCACCGGATCGCCGCGACCGGATCGATCCCCTGCCAGTAGAGGTGCGACGGGTCGAAGTTCGCCCCCACGCGTTCGTTCGTCGCGTCCCTGAGCCTGGCGAGCCCGTGGGGTTCGTGGACGAGCATGTTCGGGTGCATCTCGATCGCGATGTCGACGCCGCGGTCGGCCGCGAGCGCGGCGACGTCGGGCCAGTACTCGGTCGCCCGCTCCCACTGGTACGCGAGGGCGTCGGCGTGCTCGGGCGGCCAGGCAGCGGTGATCCAGTTCGGCGTCGCGTCGTCGGGGCTCCCGCCCGGGAGGCCGGAGAAGCAGGTGACCGCGGGCACGTCGAGCGCGTCCGCCAGCCGGATCGCCCGGCGGAGTTCCCGATCGGCAGTCTCGGCCCGCTCCGGATCGGGATGGAGCGGGTTGTTGTGGGTGGCCAGAGCGCTGACCGACAGGTCCCGGTCGTCGAGAGTGCGCCGGAGGGCCGTCCGGCGGTCGGGGTCGTCGACGAGGGCAGCGGGTTCGAGGTGGTCGCTCCCGGGGAACCCGCCACATCCCAGTTCGACGGCGTCGACGCCGAGATCGGCGAGGTAGTCGAGCGCGTCCCCGAGCGGGCGCTGCCCGAGGGGGACGGTCAGGACACCGAGGTCCATGGCGACCGTTCAACGTCCGGCTGTTAATAGCTCCCTGTCAGCGGACCCGACGGTCGCGGGACGCGGGACGTTGCGTGGGGGGTTGCGGTCGTCTCCGTCGCCGTCGTCGCCGTGTGCGAGGCCGGCTGTCTTATCGCCGCGGGCGGGACCGGCTGTTCGTCCCGCCGTTCTCGTCGGTACGGGAGCGCTTGACCTCGAGTTCCGATTCGAGGGCGCGGAGTCGGCGGTACATCCGGCGTTCGACGGCCTCGATCCGTCGGTCGATCCGCTCGAACGGCAGGGCGCCCACCCCGGCGTCGTCGCTGCCCGTGCAATACCGCTCGTGTCTCGCGAGGCGGTCGTAGGAAACCGGCCGCTCACAGACGGGGCAAGTCGGCATGTTGGTACGTGTGATACAACGCCTCACGGCATGACTCTTTGGTTGCCGTGCGGCTCGGCGCCGGCGTCTGTCACTCGCGCGAAATTGGGCAGCGTCAGACCTTTCGCTTCCAATCCCCCACGAGGTGTATGGCCCTGCAGATCGGCGTCATCGGAGTCGGTGGACTCGGCTACCTCCAGGCCAAGACCTACCGCGAGCTGGGGAGCGTCGAGATCGTGGCGGCCGCCGACATCACCGCCGACGCCCGCGACCTCTTCGAACGGGAGTTTCACGCGCCGGCCTACGAGACCCACCGTGCCCTCCTCCACGAACACGCCGCGGAACTCGACGCGGTCACGATCGTCACCCCGCACACGCTGCACTACGACCAGGCGATGGCGTGCCTGGATCGCGGCCTCCACGTCCTCGTCGAGAAACCGATGGTGACGGACGTCGGCAACGCGAAGACGCTCGTCCAGACGGCGACCGAGCGCGACCTCGTCCTGCAGGTCGGCTACCAGCGACGCTTCCACGAGGGGTTCCGCGAGATCGACCGCCTGCTCGGGAGCGGCCGGATCGGCCACCTCCACTCCGTCAACTGTTTCGTCAGCCAGAACTGGATCGACAACCACCGCGGCACCTGGCGGGTCGACCCGTCGCTGTCCGGCGGCGGGCAGCTCTACGACACCGGCTCGCACGTCATCGACACGCTGCTCTGGCTCACGCACGCCCATCCCACCACCGTCTCGGCCCAGATCGAGTACGCCATGCCCGATATCGACGTCAACAGCGTGCTGACCATCGGCATGGAACGCGACGACCAGCCGGTCCTGGCGAGCGTCGCCATCGTCGGCGACGGCGTCGACCTCACCCCGAGAGAGGGGTACCGCTTCTGGGGCACGAGCGGTTCGATCTCGTACATGGACGACGAACTGGTCGTCACCGAACGTGACGGCGCGACCTACCGGACCGAGATGACCATCGACGCCGACTTCGACGCCCTGAACCGGCGAAAGCTCCGGAACTTCGCCGACGCCATCGAGGGCACCGCGGAGTCGGCGGTACCCGGAACCGTCGGCCTCACCGTCACCGCGGTCACCGAAGCCGCCTACCAGGCGGCCGCCTCCGGCTCGACCGTCTCGGTCCAGTCGATCATCGACGGGGCCGCCGTCGAGCAGTAATCGTCGTCATCGAACAGTAATCGCCGTCGTCGAACAGGACCGCCTCGGTCGAACAGAACCGTCACTGTCGAGTCGATCCCCGGAAATCACCCGACTGGCCGACGGAAGACGGTCTCGGCGAGCCAGTCCAGGAAGGGCGCGACGGCGCGCTGTGAATCGAGGCGGAACTCGGCGTCGGTCGCGTCGGTGCCGACGCGGACGCCGACGTCG
Coding sequences:
- a CDS encoding sugar phosphate isomerase/epimerase family protein, which translates into the protein MDLGVLTVPLGQRPLGDALDYLADLGVDAVELGCGGFPGSDHLEPAALVDDPDRRTALRRTLDDRDLSVSALATHNNPLHPDPERAETADRELRRAIRLADALDVPAVTCFSGLPGGSPDDATPNWITAAWPPEHADALAYQWERATEYWPDVAALAADRGVDIAIEMHPNMLVHEPHGLARLRDATNERVGANFDPSHLYWQGIDPVAAIRWLGDRDAIHHVHAKDTELYPDRCRTRGVLDTTPLDRPAERSWLFRTVGYGHGERHWKRIVTALRLVGYDGAVSIEHEDALLSPQEGLEKAVELLDRVLIETDPGEAFWA
- a CDS encoding Gfo/Idh/MocA family protein; the encoded protein is MTLRIGFLGYGFMGRAHANALARLPMFFPDAPETERRVLIGRDESALETAADRLGFAETATGWREAIDDVDVLFNLAPNFLHAEPSITALERDVHVLCEKPLADEFDDADRMAATAAESDATAAIAFNYRFLPAVARAKRLVERGALGEIRAFRGQYLQDWLLDPDAPWSWRLDADLAGSGALGDLGAHTLDLARYLVGDVERVSGHTRTFVEERPDPEGDGTSAVTVDDAYSAQLAFENGAMGSVEASRVAPGRKNDHRLELDGTEGALRWSLERPNELLVRRADARGFERELVTEAEDPYVEHWWPPGHVLGWEHAIVNQDSEFLRAVATDGAYDPDFEAGLAVQRLLDAIQRADRDGRWVEI
- a CDS encoding Gfo/Idh/MocA family protein encodes the protein MALQIGVIGVGGLGYLQAKTYRELGSVEIVAAADITADARDLFEREFHAPAYETHRALLHEHAAELDAVTIVTPHTLHYDQAMACLDRGLHVLVEKPMVTDVGNAKTLVQTATERDLVLQVGYQRRFHEGFREIDRLLGSGRIGHLHSVNCFVSQNWIDNHRGTWRVDPSLSGGGQLYDTGSHVIDTLLWLTHAHPTTVSAQIEYAMPDIDVNSVLTIGMERDDQPVLASVAIVGDGVDLTPREGYRFWGTSGSISYMDDELVVTERDGATYRTEMTIDADFDALNRRKLRNFADAIEGTAESAVPGTVGLTVTAVTEAAYQAAASGSTVSVQSIIDGAAVEQ
- a CDS encoding four-helix bundle copper-binding protein; translated protein: MTGGQFQQSSGAQTGQQYAKQPQQQSGGIQGQQQGSTTQGGQHQGQQLTESISRAIDVCSWCADQCIQESNPQMVECIRLCEDVAEIGEAAVAMLPRNSRFGQEILQTFQQSVQACAQECAQHQNPHCQECAQTLGQTMQAVQQGMGSTQGGGMQSGGMQSSGMQSGGMQPGKQGGATQGF